A genomic segment from Diospyros lotus cultivar Yz01 chromosome 5, ASM1463336v1, whole genome shotgun sequence encodes:
- the LOC127802181 gene encoding protein FAR1-RELATED SEQUENCE 3-like, with protein sequence MSDIENHTVLAESFEDNERTLVDNEQIIEDNECPALNNELLEDDNELIPNVGMKFNDEKEVFEFYKRYAYHVGFLVKRRSSKKGDDGQLEVNDITRIPLHKSFNSTIVEAGGYENLTFVEKDCRNYTDQQFVEQYEWAMRCKVEKEFQADIKSFSQMIPSALKYPMEKQFQEVYTMEKFKEIQEEFIGTMYCTIVSAKEGSLGTSCHMFEFKGIICRHVVTILIHNGVISIPKRWKLQVESKIFSAASNNLTKDMQEQLM encoded by the exons ATGAGTGACATag AAAATCATACTGTCCTTGCGGAatcatttgaagataatgagAGAACTTTGGTTGATAATGAGCAAAttattgaagataatgaatGTCCTGCATTAAACAACGAATTGCTAGAAGATGACAATGAGCTTATCCCTAATGTTGGAATGAAGTTCAATGACGAGAAGgaagtttttgaattttataaaagatatgcTTACCATGTGGGTTTTCTTGTTAAAAGAAGGAGTTCAAAGAAGGGAGATGATGGGCAG CTTGAAGTGAATGACATAACTAGAATTCCATTACACAAAAGTTTTAACTCAACTATTGTTGAAGCTGGTGGATATGAGAACTTGACATTTGTGGAAAAGGATTGCAGGAATTACACTGATCAG caatttgttgaacaatatgagTGGGCAATGAGGTGTAAGGTAGAAAAAGAGTTTCAGGCTGACATTAAGTCATTTTCTCAAATGATCCCATCTGCATTGAAGTATCccatggagaaacaatttcaaGAAGTCTACACAATGGAAAAATTCAAGGAGATTCAAGAAGAGTTCATTGGGACGATGTATTGCACGATTGTGTCTGCTAAAGAGGGATCGTTGGGTACGAG TTGTCACATGTTTGAGTTTAAGGGAATAATTTGTAGACATGTTGTGACAATATTGATCCACAATGGTGTCATATCAATTCCTAAGAG ATGGAAGCTTCAGGTGGAATCCAAAATCTTTTCAGCTGCTTCCAATAACTTGACAAAGGACATGCAAGAGCAGTTAATGTAA